A single window of Pectobacterium parmentieri DNA harbors:
- a CDS encoding GNAT family N-acetyltransferase, which yields MSDDIFIITQPEDPIVAPIIDGLFAEYAQRYGDFFGERESDPPGIYQQPHGIFIALLRQGVPIATGAFKRYDSTTAEIKRVWTDNSLRRQGLAGKVMQELEQHARRLGYQHFFLTTGFRQPEAVRLYLSHGYTPQFDTTVDPATYSIPPYDGRLPFKKALFKTATPQAAWQTEVEMITRHLKVC from the coding sequence ATGTCCGACGACATTTTCATCATTACCCAGCCCGAAGATCCTATCGTGGCTCCCATTATCGACGGCCTGTTCGCAGAATATGCGCAGCGTTACGGCGATTTTTTTGGTGAACGAGAAAGCGATCCGCCGGGGATCTACCAACAGCCGCACGGCATTTTTATTGCGCTGCTGCGTCAGGGCGTCCCCATTGCTACCGGCGCATTTAAACGCTACGACAGCACCACCGCTGAGATTAAACGCGTATGGACGGATAATTCGCTGCGCCGTCAGGGGTTAGCAGGAAAAGTGATGCAAGAGCTGGAGCAACACGCCCGGCGACTAGGCTATCAGCATTTTTTCCTGACGACGGGCTTCCGTCAGCCTGAAGCGGTGCGCTTATACCTGAGCCACGGCTATACCCCTCAGTTCGATACCACCGTCGATCCAGCGACTTACAGCATTCCACCTTACGATGGGCGTTTACCGTTTAAGAAAGCGCTGTTCAAAACGGCGACGCCACAGGCCGCGTGGCAAACAGAAGTCGAGATGATCACCCGCCATTTGAAAGTGTGTTGA
- a CDS encoding ABC transporter substrate-binding protein produces the protein MKRTPYITVTRLAALLSATLAISVQAQDAGFVSRIDLKANQAPIHTEKNAEAIAQIPAHFKFVTPGTLTVTVSALSSPPLSLLADDNKTIVGSDADIARLVADSLGLELKLVPASWEDWPLGITAGKYDAAIFNIAVTKPRKEKFDFATYRIDTLGFYVKSTSKITAINKPEDVAGLKVIVGSGTNQENILLDWDRQNRANGLPPVQPVYVTDDAAANLSIQSGRVDAFFGPHSIGAYKAALTGKTRMVGKGPTVAYVAVTTQKGNGLAQAISTAINGAIHNGSYAQVLDRWGEDDEKIAQSVVNPPGIGE, from the coding sequence GTGAAACGTACCCCTTATATCACCGTGACCCGTCTGGCAGCGTTATTAAGCGCCACGCTGGCGATAAGTGTACAGGCGCAAGACGCGGGATTCGTCAGCCGTATCGATCTCAAGGCCAACCAGGCTCCCATTCATACTGAGAAAAACGCCGAGGCTATTGCGCAGATCCCGGCTCATTTCAAATTCGTGACGCCGGGTACGCTGACCGTTACCGTTTCGGCGCTCAGCTCACCGCCGCTGTCGTTGCTGGCTGACGACAACAAAACGATTGTCGGCAGCGATGCCGACATCGCGCGGTTGGTGGCCGACAGCCTCGGACTGGAACTCAAGTTGGTTCCTGCCTCTTGGGAAGACTGGCCGCTGGGCATCACGGCGGGGAAATACGATGCCGCTATCTTTAATATTGCCGTGACGAAACCGCGCAAAGAGAAGTTCGATTTCGCCACCTACCGCATTGATACGCTGGGTTTCTATGTGAAATCGACCAGCAAAATTACCGCAATTAACAAGCCGGAAGACGTGGCGGGCCTGAAGGTAATTGTCGGTTCCGGCACCAATCAGGAAAACATTCTGCTGGACTGGGATCGACAAAACCGCGCCAACGGCCTTCCCCCCGTACAGCCGGTCTACGTTACCGACGATGCCGCTGCCAACCTGAGCATTCAGTCTGGGCGCGTCGATGCGTTTTTCGGTCCACATTCCATCGGAGCCTATAAAGCAGCGTTAACGGGCAAGACTCGCATGGTCGGCAAAGGCCCGACGGTCGCTTACGTCGCGGTCACCACGCAGAAAGGCAACGGTCTGGCGCAGGCAATCAGCACCGCCATCAATGGCGCAATCCACAACGGTAGCTATGCACAGGTGCTGGATCGCTGGGGTGAAGACGATGAAAAGATCGCGCAGTCTGTAGTGAATCCGCCGGGTATCGGCGAGTAA
- a CDS encoding ABC transporter substrate-binding protein, producing MQKEIAHTIAHSVANPRVRPSFLTTLLAGSLLLGSLSLTTGAQAAIDLKANQQPIHAPKNAEAITQIPAGFKFVTPGKFTVAIATLGSSPPLAFLADDNKTVVGSEPDIARLVADSLGLELNIVPTSWEDWPLGVASGKYDAAIINITVTKERKEKFDFATYRIDSLGFYVKSTSKIQSINEAKDIAGLKIIVGSGTNQEAVLLAWDKQNRANGLTAFQPIYVTDDAAANLSLQSGRSDAYFGPNVVGAYKAELTGKVKHVGTVNGGYPNVAHIAVTTRKGSGLVQPINTALNGVIKSGEYDRVLNRWGESIERIDRSEINPPGLGD from the coding sequence ATGCAAAAAGAGATTGCCCACACCATCGCACATTCGGTCGCAAACCCGCGCGTGCGCCCCTCATTTTTAACAACACTACTGGCAGGCTCGCTGCTGCTCGGCTCGCTTTCCCTCACGACTGGCGCACAGGCCGCCATCGACCTAAAAGCCAATCAGCAGCCAATCCATGCGCCGAAAAATGCAGAGGCCATCACGCAGATTCCAGCCGGTTTTAAATTTGTTACGCCGGGAAAATTCACTGTCGCTATTGCCACGTTGGGATCGTCACCGCCGCTGGCCTTTCTGGCTGACGACAACAAAACCGTGGTAGGCAGCGAGCCAGATATCGCCCGGCTGGTGGCAGATAGCCTTGGGCTGGAGCTGAACATCGTTCCCACCTCGTGGGAAGATTGGCCGCTCGGCGTGGCCTCCGGTAAATATGACGCCGCCATTATCAATATTACCGTCACCAAAGAGCGTAAAGAAAAGTTCGATTTCGCCACCTATCGCATCGACTCACTCGGCTTCTATGTGAAATCCACCAGTAAGATCCAATCCATCAACGAAGCGAAAGACATTGCCGGCCTCAAGATTATCGTCGGGTCAGGCACTAATCAGGAGGCCGTACTGCTGGCATGGGATAAACAGAATCGCGCCAACGGCCTGACTGCCTTTCAGCCGATCTATGTCACGGACGATGCCGCTGCCAACCTCAGCCTGCAATCCGGCCGTTCTGATGCCTATTTTGGTCCAAACGTGGTGGGGGCCTACAAGGCAGAGCTGACAGGCAAAGTTAAGCATGTGGGTACGGTAAACGGTGGTTACCCCAACGTCGCACATATCGCCGTCACCACGCGCAAAGGCAGCGGATTGGTACAGCCGATTAATACCGCGCTGAACGGCGTGATTAAAAGCGGCGAATACGATCGGGTGCTGAACCGTTGGGGAGAGAGTATTGAGCGTATCGACCGTTCAGAAATCAATCCACCTGGGCTGGGCGATTAA